Genomic window (Streptomyces sp. SLBN-31):
CGAAGCCGTCCGGGTATTGGTGGTGCGGACCGTGCGTGGCGGCCACCAGGTCCAGTGCGTCGCGGCTGATCTCGCGCATGGAGCTGCTGCCGTGCAGTACGTAGCCGTCCGTGCCGTCGACCCGCAGGTCGATGTCGAGGCTGCGTACGGTGTCGAGGTCGAAGTCGTCGTCGAACAGGCGGATGAACGGGCCGATCGCGCAGGAGGCGTTGTTGTCCTTCGCCCGGGACAGCAGCAGGGCGCTGCGGCCCTCGATGTCGCGGAGGTTCACGTCGTTGCCGAGCGTCGCGCCGCGTACCCGGCCGCGCGAGTCCACGACGAGCACGGCCTCGGGCTCTGGGTTGTTCCACACCGAGGCGCCGAGCACTCCGATGTCGGCGCCGGTGCCGACCGCGGACATCACCGGGGCCTTGGTGAACACCTCCGGGTCCGGCCCGATCCCGACCTCCAGGTACTGCGACCACAGGCCTTCGGAGACGAGCAGCTCCCTGGCCTTGTCCGCTTCCGGTGATCCGGGGCGGATGCCGTCGAGCGCGCCGCCCACCACCTGCTTCACGCGGGCACGCACCCGTGCGGCCTGCGCCGGATCTCCGCCCGTACGCTCCTCGATGACGCGTTCCAGCAGACTCCGCGCGAAGGTGACACCCGCGGCCTTGATCACCTGCAGGTCGATGGGGGCGAGCAGGTGGGGAACGTCACGGTGGCCCGTCGGCGCCTGCAGCAGTTCCTCCAGGCGCCAGGTGCGTCCGCCGTCGGCCTCGCGTACGACTGCCGCCGCGTCGTCGCGTTCCATCAGGTCGGAGACGGTGGGTGCGATGGCCGTCAGGTCGACGACCTGATCGCCGCGGACCGCGGCCACACACGGTCCGTCCCACTCCGGGTGGTGGACGCGCGCGACGAGGGCGGCCCGGTCGGCGTCCTCCGGCAGGACGGAGCCTGTTGTGAGGCCCGGACGGGGGCGCGCTGCTGCCGATTCCACGATCGATGCTCTCCTGATCCGAGGGTGCGGCCGCCTGAGGGGCTCAGTGCGAGTCGCGGGGGACGTCGTAGCCACGGCTTCCGCGCAGGAAACCGAAGTCGGCCCCCTGGTCGGCCTGTTGGACGTTCTGGGTGTAGAGCCAGGCGTAACCGCTGGTGTGCCGCTCGACGGGTGCCCGCCACGCCTCCCGGCGCCTGGTGAGCTCGGCGTCGTCCACATCCAGGCGAAGGGTGCGGTTGGGGACGTCGAGGACGACGGGGTCCCCGTCACGCACCAGGGCGAGAGGCCCGCCGACGGCGGCTTCGGGCGCCACGTGCAGCACCACCGTCCCGTACCCGGTGCCGCTCATCCGGCCGTCGCAGATGCGCACCATGTCCTTGACGCCGGCCTTCAGCAGCTTGGCGGGCAGCGGGACGTTGGAGACCTCGGGCATGCCGGGGTAGCCCTTGGGGCCGGCGTTGCGGATGACGATGACGGTGTTCTCGTCGATGTCGAGTTCCGGGTCGTCGGCCACCGCGTGGTAGGCCTCGGGGGAGTCGAAGACGCGGGCGGGGCCGCGGTGCGTGAGCAGGTGGGGTGAGGCGGCGGACTGCTTGATCACGGCGCCGTCGGGGCACAGGTTGCCGCGCAGGACGGCGGTGCCGGTACCGGCCGGCTGGAAGGGGGCGTCGAGGGCGGTGATGACCTCAGGGTTGACGCATTCGGCGTTCTCCGTGTTCTCGGCGATGGTGCGTCCGGTGACCGTGATCGGTTCGCCGTGCAGCAGCTCGCCGCGGAGCAGTTCGGCCATGACGGCGGGCAGCCCGCCCGCGTAGCAGAAGTCCTCCATGAGGTACTTGCCGCTGGGCATCAGATTGACCAGGGTCGGCACCGCGCGGACCAGGTCGTCGAAGTCCCGCAGAGGCAGGTCGACGCCGACGCGTCCGGCGATGGCGGTGAGATGGATGATCGCGTTCGTGGAGCCGCCGATGGCCGCGTTGACGCGGATGGCGTTCTCGAACGCCTCCCGGGTCATGATCTGCGAAGGGCGCAGTTCCTCCTCCACCATGCGCACGATGCGCTGACCCGCCGCCTGGGCGGTCTCCATCCGGCGGGAGTCGACCGCGGGCCAGGCAGCCGAGCCCGGCAGTTGCATGCCGAGCGCCTCGGCCATGCAGGCCATCGTCGAGGCCGTGCCCATCGTCATGCAGTGGCCGTTGGAGCGCGCCATGCACCCTTCCGCGAAGAAGCACTCCTCCTCGGTCATCCGGCCGGTCTTCAGGTCCTCCTCGAACTTCCACACATGGGTGCCGGAGCCGACGTCCTGGCCCCGGTACTTGCCGTTGAGCATCGGCCCGCCGGTGACCATGACCGCGGGCAGGTCGACGCTCGCGGCGCCCATGAGCATCGCGGGGGTCGTCTTGTCGCAGCCGGACAACAGCACGACACCGTCGAGCGGATTGGCCCGGATCAGCTCCTCGACCTCCATGGCCATGAGGTTGCGGTACAGCATGGCGGTGGGGCGCATCAGGGTCTCGCCGGTGGCCATGGTGGGGAACTGCAGCGGCAGGCCGCCCGCCTGCCACACGCCGCGCTTGACGGCTTCGGCGACGCGCGTCAAATGGGTGTTGCACGGCGCGAGTTCGGAAGCACTGGTCGCGATGCCGATGACCGGACGTCCATCGAACACCTCGTGCCCGAAACCCTGGTTGCGCATCCAGGAGCGGTACACCATCCCGCTGCGCCCCTGGGCGCCGAACCACGCCTGGCTGCGGCGGCTGTTGCTCCGACCGTCGGTCATGAAGGCACTCCCGTGGCTCTGGCGTCGTCCGCTTCGCGATAGGGGCTTGTCAGGAGAGGACCCGCAGGCCGTACCCTGGAACTCAATCATTAAATGATTCGATGAATGGCGTCCAGGGGGCGAGCAGAGATCGTGGTGCACTTCCGGACCATGCACCAGCGCGTGGTCGACGAGCTCGGGCGCCGCATCGTGGGCGGCACGTGGGAGCCGGGGGAAGCGTTGCCGGTCGAAGACGCGCTCGCGGCCGAGATCGGGGTCAGCCGGGGCGTGCTGCGGGAAGCGGTCAAGGCACTGGCGGCCAAGGGAATGCTGCAGGTACGCCCGCGCACCGGCACGCGGGTGCTGCCGCCGGAGCACTGGAACCACCTGGACCGTGACGTGCTGCGCTGGAAACAGACCGGGGACGCCACGGCACTGCTGCGAGACACGGGTGAACTGCGCCGTATCCTCGAGCCCGAGGCGGCCCGTCTCGCCGCCGAACGGGCCGGCCCCGACGACATACGAGCCCTGTACGACTCCCTGGCCGCCATGCAGGCCACGGCGGCGGAACCCGGTCGCAGCGGCTACGTCGAGGCAGACATCGCCTTTCACCGGACCCTGCTCGACGCCAGCGGCAACCGTCTCCTCGGCTCACTGGGCCGCGCCGTCGACATCGCGCTGGAACACAGCTTCCGCGTCAGCACCCAGACCCCCGGCGCCGTTGCGGCCTCGCTTCCGGGTCACCGCGCCGTCGTGGAAGCCGTCGAGGCCCGCGATCCGGAGGCCGCGGCGGCCGCCGTACTGGCGATCATCGAATCCGCAGAAGAAGAGATCGCCCAGTCACCTGGGCTGCCGAGCGATGCCGCATGACCCGTCTCCTCAGCGCTACGGCGACTCGCCGCGCGGCAACGGGGCAATGTCGCCGCCGGCAGACTCGCCGTCTGGGAGCCACACTATGCGTTCAGTGCGGACCGCCGCCGCAGGCTCCGCTGCTCGGATCACACAGCGGACTCAGAGGTACGTCGGTACAGCCGGCGCCGTACACCCGCGCGGTCGTCTGCCTGCACGTCGCGCTCGTAGCGGACGATCCGGAAGGAGGCGAGCAGGGCTTCCACAGGCGTGGGCTCGCCGTTCCCGTCACGAAGCGGCAGGTGTTCCGCGACGAGCAGGTAGGGCTGCGGTGCTGTCGGCTCGCGGCGGACGGACAGGCGGCGACCGTCGGAGGCCCCGCCAATCAGCTCGATCTCCATACCGCAACGTCTGCCCGCACGTCCGCTTCGTACCGCGTGGCCTCGGACACGTCTCGGCGGGCGGTGCCTTGACCCATACCTCGGCTCAGCGTCCGGCCGCTCTCGGGCGCAGTGCCTTCAGCGCAGGGTGGTCGGGGCGACTTCCCAGTGGGTGACCTTGCCAGGTTCCATACCCGGGACAAGGCCGGTCGCGGGTGTCTGTCCGTCCCTGGGCGAGGAGTTCAGCGTGAGGCGGGAGACGATGCGGTAGCGGTCACCGCGGTAGATGGAGTGGACGTACTCCACGGGCCGGCCCGTGTCGTCGTTGGTGAGCCGTTCGAAGAGCAGGGCGGGCGAGAGGTGTGGAACCTCGAGGAGGCGCGCCTCGGCCTGGCTGACGACCGTGGGTTCGATGCTTTGCACGGCATCGCTGACGTGGACGTGGTGGCGTCGGCGCAGGTGCTCGTACAGCTCACCCACCTCCAGCTCCTGTGTGGTGAGGGTGGGCACCACGTCCGCGCGGATATGCAGGTGTTCGATCGCCATCGGGGTGCCGTCGACGAGGCGTAGCCGGGCCGCATAGACGATGTCCGCGGCGGGGGAGAGGCTGAGCTTGCGGCCTACACGGGCGCCGGCGGCGATGGTGGTGAACTCAAGCAGGCGGCTGGACCAGTTGCCCGACGCCTGAGGGAGCGTCATGCCCTGGGAATCGGCGACGAGTTCCTGAGTGATCTTTTCGGGTGCGACGAACATCCCACGCCCGTGTTCCCGCACGAGCAGTCCCGCAGCGACGAGTTCATCGACAGCCGCACGCAGAGTTGGCCGGGACACGTTCAGGTCGGCGCACAAGGATCGTTCGGAAGGGATTGCGTCCCCGGGGTGGAGTGCCTCGATGAGTTGCAGGATGTGATCGCGAACGCGCTCCCGCTTGAGAACCGCCCCTGATGAGCCAGCTTTCATCGTGCCGCTCCCGCTTCGCCGTCCCCCTGCCACACCTGACCAGTGGTCATCCCGGTGTTGACCTCTGGCGGCCACTGGTCAATCGGAGTGTAGTCCGATCGGGGGCGAGTCGCGGCCGACCGGCAATGATTAGCCATCAAGTTTGTTACTGACACGAGGGGTTGACGCCTCAATTGGTCTATGCCACCTTCATCGTCAGCAAGAGGTCACCTATCCAGTTACTCCACTGGTCAATTCTTCCGGTGCCTTCCTCCCAGGGGTCGACCATGAAGCTCCGCATGCTTGCAAGTACGCCCGCGCAGGTCATCGCTGGAGGTCTCAGAGAAGGCGAACCGCTCTGAGTGCGTTGCGTTCCCGTCTTCGTCACCACAGGTCGAGCGCGACGGTTCTCCCTGAGGGGCGGGCAACCGGTCGGCCGGCCCCGGGGCGAGCACCGGACAAGGCCGCCCGCGTACTGGGCTCTGACTCACACGCCACGCCTGATCCGCACCAACGACCGACTCAGATCTCTTCGAAAGGAGCATCATGGAACCCCCCTCCACCCCCACCACCACGTCCGCTCCTCACAGAAGGCGCGTCGCGCTGGCAGCCGCCGTCGCCTTGGCCACCGCATCAGGCGGTCTCGCCGCCCTCACCGGCACGGCCACGGCCGCCGGCGAACCGGTGACCGTCCAGTACCGCACCAGCGCGTCCGGCGCCACGGCGGACCAGGCCGAGCCCTGGATCAAGGTCAAGAACACCGGCTCCGCCGCGGTCCAGCTTTCCCAGGTCAAGGTGCGCTACTACTTCAAGGCCGATTCCGGCAGCCCCGGTTACCGCTTCGCCTGCTCGTGGGCGGTGAAGGGCTGCGCCAACATCACCGGCACCTTCGGCACGCTCGCCCACCCGACGGCCACCGCCGACCGCTACCTCGACATCGGCTTCACCTCGGGGGCCGGCAGTCTCGCCCCGGGCGCCGACACCGGAGACATGCAACTGCGGTTCTACCGCGCCGACTGGCAGACGCTGAACCAGAGCGACGACTACTCCTTCGGAGCCTCCCAGACGTCGTACGCGAACTGGCCCAAGGTCACCGCCCAGTTGGCAGGGAGCACCGTGTGGGGCGCCGCCCCCGAGGGCAACGACACGACCGACCCGCCCACGGACCCGCCGACCGACCCCCCGGCCGGTGGGCAGAACCTGTTCGACGACTTCAACTACACGACCTCCAGCGACCCGAGGATTTCCGCGAACGGCTGGAACGTCCGCTCCAACTCCGGCGGCCCCGGAGTACCGGGCGCCACCTGGGCACCGGAGAACGTCACCTTCTCCAGCACCGGCGGCAACTCCGTGATGAACATGCGGACTTCGACCTCGGGCACCGGCGAGAGCACCAAGCAGACCGAAGTGCTCACCAAGGCGATGAAGTTCAAGAACGGCACCTATGCCGCTCGGGTGCGCTTCGCCGACGCGCCGGTCTCAGGACCCGACGGCGACCACCTCGTCCAGACGTTCTTCACCATCAACGACCTCAAGGCCCCGATGGCCGACGACTATTCGGAGTACGACTTCGAGTACTTGCCCAACGGCGGCTGGGGCGAGTCCTCCAACATCCTCTACACGACGTCCTGGGAGACCTACAACCCCGACCCCTGGCAGGCGGTCAACCAGCACACGGAGTCCCGGCAGAGCTACGCCGGCTGGCACGACCTCGTGTTGACCATCGACAACAGCGCCATCAAGTACTACATCGACGGCGAGCTCTTCGGCACCCATGACGCCGCCTACCTGCCCGAGCGGGGCATGTCGATCAACTTCAACCAGTGGCTGATCGACTTCGGCGGCCTGAGCAGCTCCACCGCCCGCTCGTACGACGAGCAGATCGACTATGTCCTGCACGTAAAGGACCAGGTCCTGACCCCCGCGCAGGTGACAGCCAAGATCAACGCCTATCGCACGGCAGGTACCAACTTCGAGGACACGGTTTCCGGCAGCTGAGATGGTGACGGCAGGGGCCGACGCCTTTTGGGAGCGGGGCCGGTGTCCGGACGGTGGCTCACCCCGACCGCCGGCACACCGGCCCTGCCCGCCCGGCGACCGGCCGGAGGTGTGCGCCGACCAGACCCGCGAGAAGGCTCAGAGGACAGCCACGGAGAAGCCGCATGCGGGCCCCCGATCTACGTCGTGGCCCAGGCTGGCGGGCACGATCCCGCAGACTTGGCCGTCAACGGCTCAGGCAATGCAGGGTCGTCACGGGCTCGAGCCCGTCTCGCGGCTTCGGCCAGTTCGGCGGTGACGGACTCACGGTGTTCGGTCCAGACGTTGGCGCCATCCGTGTCTGCGACGGTCGCCAGGGCGCATGCGCAGGACGCGAGGGCTGGGCGCAAGGCGGTCTGGGACGAACCGGGACAGTCGGCTGCGGGTGATGAGAGGGACTTTCCTGAGACGCGGTCGGGTGCATCGGCGTCTGCAGTGGAAAGCGAGTGCAGATCACTGTGCGTCACCGCTGACCCTCCCTGATAGGAGCAGCATGCGCATCAAAGCAGTCATGGCCGCGACCATCCTCTCCGCCGCCCTGGTAGCCACCGGCGCCACGACGGCGGCAGCCGTCTCGCACGCCGGTCGTGGCGGTCACGACGACGAGGCGGTTTGCAGCCCGTACGCGGGCAGCCTCACCGCGCTGGGCGACCACATTGACTGGATCGGCGCCCATTGCAGTGACTACCTGCGCTGATCGACCCCGCCCCTGGCCCCGGGCTCCCCTGCCAGTCCCGGCGGCGGAGCCGGCCCTCTGAGCCGCAGTTGATCACTACGGGAGCCGAGGAGCTGCGCTGTCGCCGTCCGAGTGGCTATGACTTGTCCGGCCGACATGGGACTGCTTCGCGCCCAACTCGTTGATGTGAGCATGGGGCGGGGCGATTTCACGGATGCCGAGTGGGAACGACTGCGGCCGTGCCTGCCGGAAAGCAAGGGACAAGCCGGACCGGCTGCCGCCACCCGCCGGGCCGCGCCCCGCGGGCGCGGGTACGACCCGCGGTCCCCGGTCCGTCGGATGCCGCACGCGACGCTGTGTCGTCTGCCCTTAATCCGCCTGTTCGGGGTACTCGCGCCCTGATCGGCGGGTCGAGCCCATGACGGCGGCCGTCCCGCACGAACGAGAGAGGGACGGGAGCTGATCGCCGTGTCGAGTACACACCCGCGCCATGCCGGATCCGACAGCGGCGCCGGCCAGGAGCCGGTGGGCGAGCTGGTGCAACGCGCCTCACAGCAACTGACTGAGCTGGTACGCGGCGAACTGCGGCTGGCGCAGGCGGAGATGAAGGAGAAGGGCAAGCGCTACGGCAAGGGCGGTGGCCTGTTCGGCGGCGCCGGCGTCGTGGGCTTTCTGATGCTGCAGGCGCTGGTCGCCACCGCGATCGCCGCGCTGGCGGTGCCGCTGCCGGTGTGGGCGGCGGCACTGATCGTTTCAGGGGTACTGGGTGTGATCGTCGCGATCATGGCCATCAGTGGAAAGAAGCAGGTGGACCAAGCCGCGCCGCCCGCACCCGAGCAGACGATCGAGAACGTGAAGGCCGACGTGGCCGAGATCAAGGAGAGTGCACAGCGATGACCCAGCCACCACACGACGAGCCCACCGCCGCCGGCCCTGACGAACTGCGCGAGCAGGTCGAACAGACCCGCACCGAGCTCGGGCAGACGGTTGAGGCGCTGGCCGCCAGGACCGACGTCAAAGCCCGCGCTCAGGAGAAGGCCGCGGAGGTCAAGCACCAGGCCGCTGCCAAGGCCGGCAAGCTCAAGGAGCAGGCCACCCACAAGGCCGGGGAGCTGAAGACGAAAGCCGCCGACCTGACGCACCAAGCGCAGGAAAGCGTGCCCGACTCGGCCAAGGAGAAGGCCGCTCAGGCCGCCGGGCAGGTCCGCGAGAAGGCGGCTCAGGCCGGTCAGCTGTGGGAGGAGAAGGCGCCCGAGCCGGTGCGGCAGCGGGCGGCCCAGGGGGCGCAGTTGGCGCGCGACAACCGCAACCTGCTGCTGACGGCGGCCGGCGTGGCCGTCGTGGTGTGGCTGGCCTGCCGTGGCCGGAAGGACTGAGCCGTGAAGACTTCCAAGATCGCGTAGAAGCCGGCGGGTCTCGCCCTGGGAGCGGCCGGGGGCGTAGCGTGCCGGTGCGCTGTCCCAGCGGGCGTGGAAGACGCTCGGCCATGACCAGGGCGCCCCGGACGCCACCGACGGGGCCGCTTCGGCGGCGAGGTGCTGCTCGCGGCCACCCACAGGGCACGGTCTTCGCCGCGCCAAAGCGGGCGGTGACCGCACCGGGTTCCGCGCCCACGCACCGCCTCAGCGGGACCCGGCCCGGCTGACTGGCACGGAGGAAGCGGGAAACCCGGGGCACGAATAATCCCTCCTCCTGCTGCCTCGCACCCCTGACGAAGGGCTGACCCCGAGCATGTCCGATCAACACGCCGCCGTCGCAGTCACGGCCGCGGCCGTCATAGCCGCGATCCTGGTCGCCCGGGCGACGGTGCTGCACCAAGGCCGACGACGGTGTGGCACCGGCTCGGTGCACCCGCCGCAACGGCACCGCCGACAGCGCGCCGGCCAGTCGGCCCCCGCTGCATCCGCTGGCGCCGCCCCGGCGAATGACGCTGTGCGGGAAGCTGAAGCACACGTCCACACGTGCTGGCAGGAGCTGCGGAGCCAGAACCCTGCCCCCCGCCCGAATGACCCCTCATGACAGCGTTCTGCCCACCGAAACGGAGGGTAGATGCTCCAGCGCGGGGCGTATCCAGCACCGGTCACCCGGCTTCCCTCAAGGCTGGGACATCGAACGTCGGACGTCGCCTGCGGCGACTCGGGGCGGGCGGCCACAGCCGATCAGCCCAGGGCATGCGCTGTGAGAGGAGCGTGCATCGGGGCACTCGGACCCTATGACAAAAAGGTATGAAACTGGACAACAAGATCATGCTGTCGATTACGAGCCTCGGCTGGAGGAGCCGGGTCCCGGGCCGGAGACGGAGCGGCGCGCGCCCGAGACGCCCACGAAGCTTCCAAAGGGTG
Coding sequences:
- a CDS encoding fumarylacetoacetate hydrolase family protein, encoding MESAAARPRPGLTTGSVLPEDADRAALVARVHHPEWDGPCVAAVRGDQVVDLTAIAPTVSDLMERDDAAAVVREADGGRTWRLEELLQAPTGHRDVPHLLAPIDLQVIKAAGVTFARSLLERVIEERTGGDPAQAARVRARVKQVVGGALDGIRPGSPEADKARELLVSEGLWSQYLEVGIGPDPEVFTKAPVMSAVGTGADIGVLGASVWNNPEPEAVLVVDSRGRVRGATLGNDVNLRDIEGRSALLLSRAKDNNASCAIGPFIRLFDDDFDLDTVRSLDIDLRVDGTDGYVLHGSSSMREISRDALDLVAATHGPHHQYPDGFVLFTGTLFAPTEDRQAPGAGFTHEYGDVVRISSPRLGALVNTVVPSEHATPWTFGVGALMRNLAKRGVL
- a CDS encoding IlvD/Edd family dehydratase is translated as MTDGRSNSRRSQAWFGAQGRSGMVYRSWMRNQGFGHEVFDGRPVIGIATSASELAPCNTHLTRVAEAVKRGVWQAGGLPLQFPTMATGETLMRPTAMLYRNLMAMEVEELIRANPLDGVVLLSGCDKTTPAMLMGAASVDLPAVMVTGGPMLNGKYRGQDVGSGTHVWKFEEDLKTGRMTEEECFFAEGCMARSNGHCMTMGTASTMACMAEALGMQLPGSAAWPAVDSRRMETAQAAGQRIVRMVEEELRPSQIMTREAFENAIRVNAAIGGSTNAIIHLTAIAGRVGVDLPLRDFDDLVRAVPTLVNLMPSGKYLMEDFCYAGGLPAVMAELLRGELLHGEPITVTGRTIAENTENAECVNPEVITALDAPFQPAGTGTAVLRGNLCPDGAVIKQSAASPHLLTHRGPARVFDSPEAYHAVADDPELDIDENTVIVIRNAGPKGYPGMPEVSNVPLPAKLLKAGVKDMVRICDGRMSGTGYGTVVLHVAPEAAVGGPLALVRDGDPVVLDVPNRTLRLDVDDAELTRRREAWRAPVERHTSGYAWLYTQNVQQADQGADFGFLRGSRGYDVPRDSH
- a CDS encoding FadR/GntR family transcriptional regulator, yielding MASRGRAEIVVHFRTMHQRVVDELGRRIVGGTWEPGEALPVEDALAAEIGVSRGVLREAVKALAAKGMLQVRPRTGTRVLPPEHWNHLDRDVLRWKQTGDATALLRDTGELRRILEPEAARLAAERAGPDDIRALYDSLAAMQATAAEPGRSGYVEADIAFHRTLLDASGNRLLGSLGRAVDIALEHSFRVSTQTPGAVAASLPGHRAVVEAVEARDPEAAAAAVLAIIESAEEEIAQSPGLPSDAA
- a CDS encoding GntR family transcriptional regulator, giving the protein MKAGSSGAVLKRERVRDHILQLIEALHPGDAIPSERSLCADLNVSRPTLRAAVDELVAAGLLVREHGRGMFVAPEKITQELVADSQGMTLPQASGNWSSRLLEFTTIAAGARVGRKLSLSPAADIVYAARLRLVDGTPMAIEHLHIRADVVPTLTTQELEVGELYEHLRRRHHVHVSDAVQSIEPTVVSQAEARLLEVPHLSPALLFERLTNDDTGRPVEYVHSIYRGDRYRIVSRLTLNSSPRDGQTPATGLVPGMEPGKVTHWEVAPTTLR
- a CDS encoding cellulose binding domain-containing protein, producing MEPPSTPTTTSAPHRRRVALAAAVALATASGGLAALTGTATAAGEPVTVQYRTSASGATADQAEPWIKVKNTGSAAVQLSQVKVRYYFKADSGSPGYRFACSWAVKGCANITGTFGTLAHPTATADRYLDIGFTSGAGSLAPGADTGDMQLRFYRADWQTLNQSDDYSFGASQTSYANWPKVTAQLAGSTVWGAAPEGNDTTDPPTDPPTDPPAGGQNLFDDFNYTTSSDPRISANGWNVRSNSGGPGVPGATWAPENVTFSSTGGNSVMNMRTSTSGTGESTKQTEVLTKAMKFKNGTYAARVRFADAPVSGPDGDHLVQTFFTINDLKAPMADDYSEYDFEYLPNGGWGESSNILYTTSWETYNPDPWQAVNQHTESRQSYAGWHDLVLTIDNSAIKYYIDGELFGTHDAAYLPERGMSINFNQWLIDFGGLSSSTARSYDEQIDYVLHVKDQVLTPAQVTAKINAYRTAGTNFEDTVSGS
- a CDS encoding phage holin family protein: MGELVQRASQQLTELVRGELRLAQAEMKEKGKRYGKGGGLFGGAGVVGFLMLQALVATAIAALAVPLPVWAAALIVSGVLGVIVAIMAISGKKQVDQAAPPAPEQTIENVKADVAEIKESAQR
- a CDS encoding DUF3618 domain-containing protein, translated to MTQPPHDEPTAAGPDELREQVEQTRTELGQTVEALAARTDVKARAQEKAAEVKHQAAAKAGKLKEQATHKAGELKTKAADLTHQAQESVPDSAKEKAAQAAGQVREKAAQAGQLWEEKAPEPVRQRAAQGAQLARDNRNLLLTAAGVAVVVWLACRGRKD